The Thomasclavelia ramosa DSM 1402 genome includes a region encoding these proteins:
- a CDS encoding DNA methylase: MEAAGHVYMAIDLKSFYASVECIERNLDPLTTNLVVADTSKTEKTICLAVSPSLKQYGISGRARLFEVIQKVKEVNFQRKRAINDRNFIDKSYFDSQLKKNPYLELSYIAASPRMALYMEYSTRIYNIYLKYVSPEDLHVYSIDEVFIDATSYLKASRKTPGEFAKMIILDILETIGITATAGIGTNLYLAKVAMDIVAKHVKADEDGVRIAYLDEMRYRKYLWHHQPITDFWRIGRGYEKKLKKIGLFTMGDIAKCSVGSEDEYYNEDLLYSIFGINAELLIDHAWGCEPCTMQHIKAYKPENNSIGIGQVLSSPYSFEKGKLILKEMLDALALSLVDKKLVTNQIIITIGYDIENVTTGSLYREEIITDRYGRKIPKHAHGTINLDSYTASAKLIILAVLKWYEEHVKRFLTIRRFNISANHIIDESSIKIKPTIQQMDLFTDYDQQKKDEEKQRRDLEKEKRLQKTTLELKKKYGKNAVLKGMNLAEGATGRERNKTIGGHKA; encoded by the coding sequence ATGGAAGCAGCGGGACATGTATATATGGCGATTGATTTAAAATCTTTTTATGCTTCAGTTGAATGTATTGAAAGAAATTTAGATCCTTTAACTACTAATCTTGTTGTAGCTGACACTAGTAAAACAGAGAAGACGATTTGTTTAGCGGTATCACCATCTTTAAAACAGTACGGTATTTCAGGCCGAGCAAGATTGTTTGAAGTCATACAAAAAGTCAAAGAAGTTAATTTTCAAAGAAAAAGAGCAATTAACGACAGAAATTTTATAGATAAATCTTATTTTGATTCTCAACTAAAGAAAAATCCTTATTTAGAATTAAGCTATATAGCAGCATCACCCAGAATGGCTTTGTATATGGAATATAGTACACGAATATATAACATTTATTTGAAATATGTATCACCTGAGGATCTCCACGTCTATTCGATTGACGAAGTTTTTATTGATGCAACTAGTTATTTGAAAGCTTCAAGAAAAACACCTGGAGAATTTGCTAAAATGATAATATTAGATATTCTAGAAACGATTGGCATAACAGCTACTGCAGGAATAGGAACAAACCTATACCTCGCAAAAGTGGCAATGGATATTGTTGCTAAACATGTTAAAGCGGATGAAGATGGGGTTCGGATTGCCTATCTAGATGAAATGCGATATCGAAAATATTTATGGCATCATCAGCCGATTACAGATTTTTGGCGAATAGGACGAGGTTATGAAAAAAAATTAAAGAAAATAGGTTTATTTACAATGGGCGATATTGCCAAATGTTCAGTGGGCAGTGAAGATGAATATTATAATGAAGACCTTCTTTATAGTATATTTGGTATTAACGCTGAATTGCTGATTGATCATGCTTGGGGATGTGAACCTTGTACAATGCAACATATTAAGGCATATAAACCAGAAAATAATAGCATTGGAATTGGACAGGTTTTGAGTTCACCTTATTCATTCGAAAAAGGTAAATTGATACTTAAAGAAATGCTGGACGCATTAGCATTAAGTTTAGTTGATAAAAAGCTTGTTACAAACCAAATTATTATTACTATTGGATATGATATTGAAAATGTAACTACGGGTAGTCTTTATCGCGAGGAAATAATTACCGATAGATATGGGCGAAAGATTCCAAAGCATGCCCATGGAACAATTAATCTTGATAGTTATACTGCATCAGCAAAATTAATTATCTTGGCAGTTTTAAAATGGTATGAAGAACATGTTAAAAGATTCTTAACAATTAGAAGGTTTAATATTTCTGCCAATCATATTATTGATGAAAGCAGTATTAAAATAAAGCCGACAATACAACAAATGGATCTATTTACTGATTATGATCAACAAAAGAAAGATGAAGAAAAACAAAGACGTGATTTAGAGAAAGAAAAAAGACTTCAAAAAACAACTTTGGAGTTAAAAAAGAAATATGGTAAGAATGCAGTTTTAAAAGGGATGAACTTAGCAGAAGGAGCAACAGGGAGAGAACGTAATAAAACAATAGGCGGGCATAAAGCATGA
- the gdhA gene encoding NADP-specific glutamate dehydrogenase: MDYITKVFNQVKEKNADQPEFIQAVEEVLESLRPVIEAHPEYEKQAILERLVEPERTLMFKVPWMDDNGQVQVNRGYRVQFSSAIGPYKGGLRLHPSVNLGIIKFLGFEQIFKNALTTLPIGGGKGGSDFDPQGKSDNEIMRFCQSFMTELYRHIGPDVDVPAGDIGTGAREIGYMYGQYRRIRGAFENGVLTGKPLPYGGSLIRPEATGFGACYYGKEVLEHFNDSYEGKTIACSGYGNVAWGVCLKAREFGAKVVSISGRDGYVYDPEGITTDEKIDFLCKIRESNDVKLKDYAEKFGCEFHAGEKPWGLKVDMAFPCATQNEIGIEEAKQLTANGVKYIIEGANMPTTPEAMEYFISNGGTLGPAKAANAGGVAVSALEMAQNSMRYNWTREEVDAKLKQIMKDIHDHSKAAAEKYGLGYDLVKGANIAGFEKVVAAMISQGIY, encoded by the coding sequence ATGGATTATATTACTAAAGTATTTAATCAAGTAAAAGAAAAAAATGCTGATCAACCTGAATTTATTCAAGCAGTTGAAGAAGTATTAGAAAGCTTACGACCTGTAATCGAAGCTCATCCTGAATATGAAAAACAAGCTATTCTTGAAAGATTAGTAGAACCTGAAAGAACTTTAATGTTTAAAGTACCTTGGATGGATGATAATGGTCAAGTACAAGTAAACCGTGGATATCGTGTTCAATTCTCAAGTGCAATTGGACCATATAAAGGGGGATTAAGATTACATCCTAGTGTAAATCTTGGAATTATCAAATTCTTAGGATTTGAACAAATTTTCAAAAATGCATTAACTACACTACCTATCGGTGGTGGTAAAGGTGGATCTGATTTCGATCCACAAGGAAAATCTGATAACGAAATTATGCGTTTCTGCCAAAGCTTCATGACTGAATTATATCGTCATATTGGACCAGACGTAGATGTACCTGCTGGGGATATTGGTACAGGTGCCCGTGAAATTGGTTATATGTATGGTCAATATCGTCGTATTCGTGGTGCTTTTGAAAATGGTGTTTTAACTGGTAAGCCATTGCCATATGGAGGAAGTTTAATTCGTCCCGAAGCAACTGGATTTGGAGCATGCTACTATGGTAAAGAAGTATTAGAACATTTCAATGATTCTTATGAAGGAAAAACAATTGCTTGTTCTGGATATGGAAACGTAGCATGGGGTGTTTGTTTAAAAGCTCGTGAATTTGGAGCTAAAGTCGTATCAATTTCTGGACGTGATGGATATGTATATGATCCTGAAGGAATTACTACAGATGAAAAAATTGATTTCTTATGTAAAATTCGTGAATCAAATGATGTTAAACTAAAAGACTATGCTGAAAAATTCGGATGTGAATTCCACGCTGGTGAAAAACCTTGGGGATTAAAAGTAGATATGGCTTTCCCATGCGCTACACAAAATGAAATTGGTATAGAAGAAGCTAAACAATTAACTGCTAATGGTGTTAAATACATTATTGAAGGTGCTAATATGCCTACTACACCTGAAGCAATGGAATACTTTATTAGTAACGGTGGAACTCTAGGACCTGCAAAAGCTGCTAATGCTGGTGGGGTTGCAGTTTCTGCATTAGAAATGGCTCAAAACTCAATGCGTTATAATTGGACACGTGAAGAAGTTGATGCTAAATTAAAACAAATTATGAAAGACATTCACGATCATTCAAAAGCTGCGGCTGAAAAATACGGTCTTGGATATGATCTTGTAAAAGGTGCAAACATTGCCGGATTTGAAAAAGTTGTTGCAGCAATGATTTCTCAAGGAATTTATTAA
- a CDS encoding extracellular solute-binding protein, which produces MKKLKNFKFNFNSSLWIGFALAFLYLPLVIMAIFSFNDSKSLSSWSGFSLRWYQELFVNQQMIDAIVVSVSIAILSTVISTVLGTITAIGVSKSKPLLRKLVLQVNNLPIMNPDIVTGISLMLLFSFIKVEKGYLTMLLAHVAFCTPFVITNVLPKVRQLDVNLADAAMDLGATPFQALTKVIIPQIKPGIISGALLAFTMSFDDFIISYFVSGNGIENISIVIYNMSKRTNPSIYALATIILVVVLLFVAIGTLVPKFFPKATNKLLSSKTAKIVIAVCLVLSVVWSISTGVSRKTLRVYNWGEYIDKTVISDFEDKFDCRIIYETFDSNEIMYTKYMSGNSYDVLVPSEYMIERMIKEDLLQPVDKSLIPNLDNINEGILGQSFDLSNNYWVPYFCGNVGILYDKTVVDEKDLEAGWSILRNTKYKNQIYMYDSERDSFMVALKALGYSMNTTKEREINEAYQWLLEQREEMNPVYVGDESIDTMISGVKAMAIMYSGDAAAVMSENPNMGYYMPKEGTNVWFDGFVISKECKQTKLANEFINYMISDKVSYKNTVEVGYLTANVNAAAQAEKEEFKDISAYGLRTGPNDEVFAYQDNAVKEMYNSRWTKVKAK; this is translated from the coding sequence GTGAAAAAACTAAAAAACTTTAAGTTTAATTTTAATAGTAGTTTATGGATTGGTTTTGCTTTAGCGTTCTTGTATTTACCGCTTGTGATTATGGCAATTTTTTCGTTCAATGATTCTAAATCACTTTCAAGCTGGAGTGGTTTTTCATTACGCTGGTATCAAGAGTTATTTGTAAATCAACAAATGATCGATGCTATTGTTGTGTCAGTTAGTATCGCAATCCTTTCAACCGTTATTTCAACAGTTTTGGGAACAATCACAGCAATTGGAGTATCAAAGTCAAAACCATTATTACGTAAGTTAGTTTTACAAGTAAATAATTTACCAATAATGAACCCTGATATAGTTACCGGGATATCCTTGATGTTGTTGTTTTCGTTTATTAAAGTAGAAAAGGGCTATTTAACTATGTTATTAGCTCATGTAGCTTTTTGTACTCCATTTGTAATTACAAATGTTTTACCAAAGGTACGACAGTTAGATGTTAATTTAGCCGATGCTGCGATGGATTTGGGGGCAACTCCATTTCAGGCTCTTACAAAAGTAATTATCCCTCAGATCAAACCGGGAATAATTTCAGGGGCTTTATTGGCTTTTACTATGTCATTTGATGATTTTATTATTTCTTATTTTGTTAGCGGGAATGGAATTGAAAATATTTCGATCGTTATTTACAATATGTCAAAGCGAACTAATCCTAGTATTTATGCACTTGCGACTATTATATTAGTCGTTGTATTACTTTTTGTGGCAATTGGAACATTAGTGCCGAAATTCTTTCCAAAAGCGACAAATAAACTATTAAGCAGTAAAACTGCTAAGATAGTTATTGCTGTTTGTCTAGTTTTATCTGTAGTGTGGTCAATTTCTACTGGTGTCAGTCGTAAAACGTTACGAGTGTATAATTGGGGAGAGTATATTGATAAAACAGTTATTAGTGATTTTGAAGATAAGTTCGATTGTCGGATTATTTATGAAACGTTTGATTCAAATGAAATTATGTACACTAAATATATGAGTGGAAATAGTTATGATGTACTAGTTCCTTCAGAATATATGATTGAACGAATGATCAAAGAGGATTTATTACAGCCTGTTGATAAATCATTAATTCCTAATTTGGATAATATTAATGAAGGAATTTTAGGACAGTCATTCGATTTGAGTAATAATTATTGGGTACCATATTTTTGTGGTAATGTAGGTATTTTGTATGATAAAACTGTTGTAGATGAAAAAGATTTAGAAGCAGGATGGAGTATCTTACGGAACACAAAATACAAAAATCAAATTTATATGTATGATTCAGAGCGTGATAGTTTTATGGTTGCTCTCAAAGCTTTAGGATATTCAATGAATACTACAAAAGAACGTGAAATAAATGAAGCTTATCAGTGGCTGTTAGAGCAACGTGAAGAAATGAATCCGGTTTATGTAGGTGATGAGTCAATTGATACAATGATCAGTGGTGTTAAGGCGATGGCGATAATGTATTCTGGTGATGCAGCAGCAGTAATGTCGGAAAATCCTAATATGGGTTACTATATGCCGAAAGAAGGGACTAATGTCTGGTTTGATGGATTTGTTATTTCGAAAGAGTGCAAGCAAACAAAACTTGCAAATGAATTTATTAATTATATGATAAGTGATAAAGTATCTTATAAGAATACTGTCGAAGTAGGATATTTAACTGCAAATGTTAATGCAGCGGCTCAGGCTGAAAAAGAGGAGTTTAAAGATATTAGTGCTTATGGACTGCGCACTGGCCCGAATGATGAAGTATTTGCTTATCAGGATAATGCTGTAAAAGAGATGTATAATTCTCGCTGGACGAAAGTGAAAGCAAAATAG
- a CDS encoding ABC transporter permease, producing MKQFRKLVGPYCFWLFVLTVVPMLLIMIYAFVQKGNTITTFNFTLENFSKFFDPIFVSVLVKSFVLGAITTVLCLAIGYPVAYAISRCKEKTQTLLILLITFPTWINMLMRTYAWINILSSKGIISNFVQFLGFGEVSFLYTDFAVVLGMVYDFLPFMILPIHTALTKMDKSLVEASNDLGANPITTFWKITFRLSLGGVLTGITMVFLPAISSFVIPKLLGGGQYSLIGNFIEQQFINVGDWHFGSAVSLILAVLVIVLMGLINRVEKYAGYQEEAKREKTKKL from the coding sequence ATGAAACAGTTTCGTAAGTTGGTTGGCCCATATTGTTTTTGGCTGTTTGTTTTGACAGTTGTACCAATGCTTTTAATTATGATCTATGCCTTTGTTCAAAAAGGAAATACGATTACTACATTTAATTTTACATTAGAAAATTTTTCTAAATTTTTTGATCCAATTTTTGTTTCAGTATTAGTCAAATCGTTTGTTTTAGGTGCAATTACAACGGTTTTATGCTTGGCAATTGGATATCCAGTGGCTTATGCAATTTCAAGGTGTAAAGAAAAAACGCAGACACTTCTTATTTTATTGATTACGTTTCCAACTTGGATCAATATGTTGATGCGAACATATGCGTGGATCAATATATTGAGTAGTAAGGGAATCATCAGTAATTTTGTCCAATTTCTAGGATTTGGTGAAGTTAGCTTTTTATATACGGACTTTGCCGTTGTTTTAGGAATGGTTTATGATTTCTTACCATTTATGATTTTACCTATTCATACCGCTTTAACTAAAATGGATAAATCTTTAGTTGAGGCAAGCAATGATCTAGGAGCGAATCCGATTACTACTTTTTGGAAAATTACTTTTAGATTGTCATTAGGTGGAGTATTAACAGGAATTACAATGGTATTTTTACCAGCTATTTCCTCATTTGTAATTCCAAAATTGTTAGGGGGTGGACAGTACTCTCTAATTGGTAATTTTATTGAACAGCAATTTATTAATGTAGGGGATTGGCATTTTGGTAGTGCTGTTTCTTTGATTTTAGCTGTTTTAGTTATTGTCCTCATGGGACTTATTAACCGGGTTGAAAAATATGCGGGGTATCAAGAGGAGGCTAAACGTGAAAAAACTAAAAAACTTTAA
- the potA gene encoding spermidine/putrescine ABC transporter ATP-binding protein, with amino-acid sequence MTKLIELDNLTKEYNGQVVLKGIHLEINEKEFVTLLGPSGCGKTTTLRIMGGFEEANGGTVLFDGQDISGLPPYKRELNTVFQKYALFPHMDVFDNIAFGLKIKKMDKETIKHKVNRMLDLVGLAGFGQRNINQLSGGQQQRVAIARALVNEPKVLLLDEPLGALDLKMRKTMQIELKNIQQEVGITFVYVTHDQEEALTMSDTIVVMNEGQIQQIGTPIDIYNEPENRFVAQFIGESNIIEGIFVKDYLVEFDGKQFECVDKGFDDGQDVDIVLRPEDLDIVEVGKGKIEGVVTSIVFKGVHYEIIVETKDRDYMVHTTDISEVGKKVNLDFWPEDIHVMDKMGSY; translated from the coding sequence ATGACAAAATTAATTGAATTAGACAATCTAACAAAAGAATATAATGGTCAAGTTGTTTTAAAAGGTATTCATTTAGAAATTAATGAAAAAGAATTTGTAACTTTACTTGGACCAAGTGGTTGCGGTAAGACTACAACTTTAAGAATTATGGGTGGTTTTGAAGAAGCAAATGGTGGAACTGTTTTATTTGATGGTCAAGATATTAGTGGGTTACCGCCGTATAAAAGAGAACTAAATACAGTTTTTCAGAAATATGCGTTATTTCCTCATATGGATGTTTTTGATAATATTGCTTTTGGTTTAAAAATAAAAAAAATGGACAAAGAAACAATTAAGCATAAAGTTAATCGGATGCTTGATTTAGTTGGGTTAGCTGGCTTTGGACAAAGAAATATAAATCAGTTATCAGGTGGACAGCAGCAGCGAGTAGCGATTGCACGAGCTTTAGTAAATGAGCCTAAAGTGTTGTTATTGGATGAACCTTTGGGAGCCTTGGATTTAAAAATGCGTAAAACGATGCAAATAGAATTAAAAAATATTCAGCAGGAAGTAGGAATTACTTTTGTTTATGTTACTCATGATCAAGAGGAAGCTCTAACGATGTCAGATACGATCGTAGTTATGAATGAGGGACAAATTCAACAAATTGGAACACCAATCGATATTTATAATGAACCTGAAAATCGTTTTGTAGCTCAATTTATAGGAGAATCAAATATTATTGAAGGGATTTTTGTAAAAGATTACTTAGTTGAATTTGATGGAAAGCAATTTGAATGTGTTGATAAAGGTTTTGATGATGGTCAAGATGTTGATATTGTTTTGCGACCAGAAGATTTAGATATTGTTGAAGTTGGTAAAGGAAAAATAGAAGGGGTTGTAACTTCTATTGTTTTTAAAGGCGTTCATTACGAGATTATTGTAGAGACAAAAGATCGTGATTATATGGTACACACAACAGATATTAGTGAAGTAGGGAAAAAAGTTAATTTGGATTTTTGGCCTGAAGATATTCATGTTATGGATAAAATGGGTAGCTATTAA
- a CDS encoding helix-turn-helix domain-containing protein, with protein MDIGSKVKRLRQANGLTLEELANRSELTKGFLSQLERDLTSPSVATLEDILEALGTNLQEFFSEKEAEQLVFKQDDFFENIQDDYKISYIIPNAQKNDMEPILIELEKDKQSMIIAPHEGQEFGYVVQGRVKLIYGDNEFVLKKGETFYLKGLVSHYLFNPGETKAKVIWVSTPPLF; from the coding sequence ATGGATATCGGGAGTAAGGTAAAAAGATTACGGCAAGCTAATGGTTTAACTTTAGAAGAACTAGCCAATCGCAGTGAATTAACAAAAGGCTTTCTATCGCAATTAGAACGGGATTTGACATCACCTTCGGTTGCTACTTTAGAAGATATTTTAGAAGCTTTGGGAACTAATCTGCAAGAGTTCTTTAGTGAAAAAGAAGCGGAACAACTAGTTTTTAAACAAGATGATTTTTTTGAAAATATTCAAGATGATTATAAAATTTCATATATTATTCCTAACGCTCAAAAAAATGATATGGAACCAATTTTAATTGAATTAGAAAAAGATAAACAGTCAATGATAATTGCTCCTCATGAAGGACAGGAATTTGGGTATGTTGTTCAAGGACGGGTTAAGTTGATTTATGGTGATAATGAATTTGTGTTGAAAAAAGGAGAAACTTTCTATTTGAAGGGATTAGTATCGCATTATTTATTTAATCCTGGGGAAACTAAGGCTAAGGTTATTTGGGTTTCAACACCACCATTATTTTAA
- a CDS encoding prephenate dehydrogenase encodes MIITVVGLGVVGGSFVKALKGQGHEVYGIDIDEKTLQMAKNEGTIIEGFTDGKEIIAQSDLTIICLYPSLVLKFIKENKFKKGSIITDAVGIKSYFLEEAMTIIDPEVEFVSGHPMAGREKKGYGYASKEVFKNANYILIEHPVNQKECISFMERFVGTLGFKSVKIMSPQAHDEIISFTSQLPHAIAVSLINSDNEKYETGKYIGDSYRDLTRIANINENLWSELFLRNSDYLLASIEAFEEQLDLIKVALKDNDERLLKDLFIKSSLRREKLEK; translated from the coding sequence ATGATTATTACAGTAGTAGGTCTCGGAGTAGTTGGAGGCAGTTTTGTTAAAGCCTTAAAAGGTCAAGGTCATGAAGTTTATGGGATTGATATCGATGAAAAGACTTTACAAATGGCGAAAAATGAAGGAACTATAATTGAGGGATTTACAGATGGAAAAGAAATTATTGCACAATCTGACTTAACTATTATATGTTTATATCCTTCATTGGTTTTAAAATTTATTAAAGAGAATAAATTTAAAAAAGGAAGTATCATTACTGATGCGGTAGGGATTAAATCTTATTTCTTAGAAGAAGCAATGACAATTATTGATCCTGAAGTTGAATTTGTTAGTGGACATCCAATGGCTGGACGAGAGAAAAAAGGATATGGGTACGCTAGTAAAGAAGTTTTTAAAAATGCTAATTATATACTGATTGAACATCCGGTTAATCAAAAAGAATGCATTAGTTTTATGGAACGTTTTGTTGGAACTTTAGGTTTTAAGAGTGTTAAAATCATGTCGCCACAAGCTCATGATGAAATTATTTCATTTACATCACAGTTGCCACATGCAATTGCAGTGTCTTTGATTAATAGTGATAATGAAAAATATGAAACTGGTAAGTACATAGGAGATTCATACCGTGATTTAACTCGAATTGCAAATATTAATGAAAATTTATGGTCAGAGTTATTTTTACGAAATAGTGATTATTTGTTGGCTTCAATTGAAGCATTTGAAGAACAACTAGACTTAATTAAAGTGGCTTTAAAAGATAATGACGAACGATTACTAAAAGATTTATTTATTAAATCTTCGTTACGACGGGAAAAATTAGAGAAATAA
- a CDS encoding nicotinate phosphoribosyltransferase, producing MDLHAGSKRNLTLVMDLYELTMSYNYFKQGNKDEYVYFDMYYRKNPDNGGFSIFAGLQQLIECIEHLHFSEGDIKYLRSLNKFDEEFFDYLRDFHFTGSIYAVKEGTPVFPNEPLITIRAKFIEAQLIETLLLVTVNHQSLIATKANRIVREAKGRPVLEFGARRAQGYDSATYGARAAYIGGVAGTATVSAGMMFNIPVVGTMAHSFVQSFESEFEAFKAYALTYPDDCVLLVDTYDTLKSGVPNAIKVANEVLAPLGKKLKGIRLDSGDIAYLSKRARVMLDVAGLVDAKITASNSLDEYLIRSLLDQGAQLDSFGVGENLIVSRSAPVFGGVYKLVALEKNGKIIPKIKISENTEKITNPGYKKVYRLFENETGKAIGDVIAFHDEEISSSHDLTIYHQSNIWKFKTIAANTYSVEELQVPVFINGKRVYPEYTVEEIREYSNQQKARLWDEVFRLEYPHDYYVDLTKKLLDYKIKMLEEKRK from the coding sequence ATGGATTTACATGCAGGAAGTAAACGTAATTTAACATTGGTAATGGATCTATATGAATTAACAATGTCTTATAATTATTTTAAACAAGGCAATAAAGATGAATATGTGTATTTTGATATGTATTATCGTAAAAATCCAGATAATGGTGGATTCTCAATATTTGCTGGTCTTCAGCAGTTGATTGAATGTATCGAACACCTACATTTTAGTGAGGGAGATATTAAATATCTCCGCTCACTAAATAAGTTTGATGAAGAATTTTTTGATTATTTACGAGATTTTCATTTTACGGGGTCAATATATGCGGTTAAAGAAGGTACACCGGTTTTCCCTAATGAACCTTTAATTACAATTCGTGCAAAATTTATAGAAGCACAATTAATTGAAACTTTATTATTGGTAACTGTAAACCATCAATCATTGATTGCTACAAAAGCTAACCGCATTGTTCGAGAAGCAAAAGGACGACCGGTTTTAGAATTTGGGGCAAGGCGAGCTCAAGGCTATGATAGTGCTACATATGGAGCTCGAGCTGCTTATATTGGTGGAGTTGCCGGGACAGCTACAGTTTCTGCGGGGATGATGTTTAATATTCCTGTAGTAGGAACAATGGCTCATTCATTTGTTCAATCATTTGAAAGTGAATTTGAAGCTTTTAAAGCGTATGCTCTTACATATCCGGATGATTGTGTATTATTAGTTGATACATATGATACATTAAAAAGTGGTGTGCCTAATGCTATAAAAGTAGCAAATGAAGTTTTAGCGCCGTTAGGTAAAAAATTAAAAGGCATCCGCTTAGACAGTGGTGACATTGCTTATTTATCAAAGCGAGCGCGAGTGATGCTTGATGTTGCGGGATTAGTTGATGCTAAGATAACAGCATCAAATTCATTAGATGAATATTTGATTCGTTCTTTATTGGATCAAGGAGCCCAGCTGGATTCATTTGGGGTGGGTGAAAACCTTATTGTTTCACGGAGTGCGCCAGTTTTTGGTGGTGTATATAAGTTAGTGGCTCTGGAAAAAAATGGAAAAATTATTCCTAAAATCAAAATTTCTGAAAATACGGAAAAAATAACGAATCCAGGATATAAAAAAGTATATCGCTTATTCGAAAATGAAACAGGAAAAGCAATTGGTGATGTAATTGCTTTTCATGATGAAGAGATTTCCAGTAGTCACGATTTAACAATATATCATCAATCGAATATTTGGAAATTTAAGACAATAGCTGCTAATACATACAGTGTAGAAGAGTTACAAGTACCAGTCTTTATTAATGGTAAACGGGTATACCCCGAATATACTGTAGAAGAAATTCGTGAATATTCTAATCAACAAAAAGCACGTTTGTGGGATGAAGTGTTCCGCTTAGAATACCCTCATGATTACTATGTTGATTTAACAAAAAAACTGTTAGATTATAAAATTAAGATGTTAGAAGAAAAAAGAAAGTAG
- a CDS encoding LysM peptidoglycan-binding domain-containing protein produces the protein MYEDYMDNLFDRRPMPTVAPKVGDIFLYTVNRGDNVYAIARRFNTRVDYIKNMNSLDDKMMIYPGQQLLVPVLFEKMPPMKPQPLPQPQPQPRQSYELYF, from the coding sequence ATGTACGAAGATTACATGGATAATTTGTTTGATCGGCGACCAATGCCAACAGTTGCACCAAAGGTAGGTGATATCTTTCTATATACTGTAAATCGTGGTGATAACGTTTATGCAATTGCACGACGATTTAATACACGAGTTGACTATATTAAAAATATGAATAGCCTAGATGATAAAATGATGATCTATCCTGGGCAACAATTATTAGTTCCAGTACTATTTGAAAAAATGCCACCAATGAAGCCACAGCCATTACCACAGCCGCAACCACAACCAAGACAGTCTTATGAACTATATTTCTAA
- the rnc gene encoding ribonuclease III: MELEQFLQKMEIPYQNIEIFKEAFTHPSYANENKMKNHDYERLEFLGDAVLQYHVSRHIFDLYPELPEGRLTKLRAKLVREESLARFARELDLGPLIYLGAGELNNGGRDRDSVLADIFEAFMGAICHDCGPEYVEKMLDITIYKHVEDVNYDEITDFKTKLQELIQADQRKTVTYDLISSSGPSNNPVFEMAVKMDEMVLGVGVGSSKKRAEQQAAKDALNKLAR, translated from the coding sequence GTGGAATTAGAACAATTTTTACAAAAAATGGAAATACCTTATCAGAATATAGAAATATTTAAGGAAGCTTTTACGCATCCTTCATATGCAAATGAAAATAAAATGAAAAATCATGATTATGAACGGTTGGAGTTTTTAGGTGATGCGGTTTTACAGTATCATGTTTCTCGGCATATCTTTGATTTATACCCGGAATTGCCAGAAGGCCGTCTAACCAAACTTAGAGCAAAACTTGTTCGTGAAGAATCATTAGCACGTTTTGCTAGAGAACTTGATCTAGGCCCGCTTATTTATTTAGGAGCAGGTGAGTTGAATAATGGTGGGCGTGATCGTGATAGTGTTTTAGCCGATATTTTTGAAGCTTTTATGGGTGCGATATGTCATGACTGTGGACCAGAATATGTTGAAAAAATGCTGGATATTACGATCTATAAGCATGTTGAGGATGTTAATTACGATGAAATTACAGATTTTAAAACAAAATTGCAGGAATTGATTCAGGCTGATCAGAGAAAGACGGTAACTTATGATCTAATCTCATCATCAGGACCGTCAAATAATCCAGTATTCGAAATGGCTGTTAAAATGGATGAGATGGTATTAGGGGTTGGAGTAGGTTCTTCGAAGAAAAGAGCAGAGCAACAGGCAGCTAAAGATGCATTAAATAAATTAGCAAGATAA